One part of the Vitis riparia cultivar Riparia Gloire de Montpellier isolate 1030 chromosome 8, EGFV_Vit.rip_1.0, whole genome shotgun sequence genome encodes these proteins:
- the LOC117920796 gene encoding trihelix transcription factor ASIL1-like, translating into MDNQAAHPNPRSHHHPFGGGGGGGGGGREDCWSEGATETLVEAWGDRYLELNRGNLRQKDWKEVADAVNSRQNGVKPRKTYIQCKNRIDTLKKKYKLEKSKPAPSSWPFYSRLDYLIGAVAAAAPGGKKFAAAVQRKSPAVTFTVKAGKDKISPSPNHNPNAVVYSGGSSSKSRLQSAGSTESSRGGGLDDGDDEDVVFDGRVRKHRMDSMDLSDGAACRELARAILKFGEIYERIECAKQQQMMDLEKQKMEFTKDLEVQRMHMFMDAQLELEKMKHPKFASGSGKKL; encoded by the exons ATGGACAACCAGGCCGCTCATCCAAATCCTCGGTCCCACCACCACCCCTTCGGCGGCggcggaggaggaggaggagggggcCGTGAGGACTGCTGGAGCGAAGGCGCCACAGAGACTCTAGTGGAGGCGTGGGGAGATCGTTATCTGGAGCTCAACCGCGGTAACCTCCGTCAGAAGGACTGGAAGGAAGTCGCTGACGCCGTTAACAGTCGCCAGAACGGAGTAAAGCCCCGGAAGACCTACATCCAGTGCAAGAACCGGATCGACACCTTGAAGAAGAAGTACAAGCTCGAGAAATCGAAGCCGGCGCCGTCTTCCTGGCCATTCTACTCCCGCCTCGACTACCTGATCGGCGCCGTGGCGGCGGCAGCTCCGGGAGGAAAGAAATTCGCGGCGGCAGTGCAGCGGAAGTCCCCCGCCGTGACTTTCACCGTGAAGGCTGGGAAGGACAAGATCAGCCCTAGCCCCAACCATAACCCTAATGCCGTTGTGTATTCCGGCGGATCGTCATCGAAGTCGAGGCTGCAATCGGCGGGGTCGACGGAGAGCTCTCGCGGCGGAGGCCTTGACGACGGCGATGACGAAGACGTGGTGTTCGATGGCCGGGTCAGGAAGCATCGGATGGATTCGATGGATTTATCGGATGGAGCGGCGTGTAGGGAATTGGCGAGGGCGATTTTGAAGTTTGGGGAGATTTATGAGAGGATTGAGTGTGCGAAGCAGCAGCAGATGATGGACTTGGAGAAGCAGAAGATGGAGTTCACTAAGGATCTGGAAGTTCAGAGGATGCATATGTTCATGGATGCTCAGCTCGAGCTTGAGAAGATGAAGCACCCCAAGTTTGCATCTGGCTCTG GGAAGAAGTTATAG
- the LOC117920950 gene encoding class I heat shock protein-like: MSLFIPSSMFDPFSMDIWDPFKGFPFSKTLADPERSAFSSTSCDWKETPDAHIFKADLPGLKKEEVKVEVEEGPVLQISGERSKEQEDKNGKWHQIERSRGKFLRRFRLPENAKMDEVKASMENGVLTVTVPKEEVKKPKVKAIEISG; this comes from the coding sequence ATGTCGCTCTTCATTCCAAGCAGCATGTTCGATCCATTCTCTATGGATATTTGGGATCCCTTCAAAGGCTTCCCTTTCTCCAAAACTCTTGCCGACCCTGAAAGATCCGCCTTTTCTAGCACCAGTTGTGACTGGAAGGAAACTCCAGATGCTCACATCTTCAAGGCTGATCTTCCTGGATTAAAGAAGGAAGAGGTGAAGGTTGAGGTTGAAGAGGGCCCGGTGCTTCAAATCAGTGGAGAAAGGAGCAAAGAGCAAGAAGACAAGAATGGAAAATGGCATCAGATTGAAAGGAGCAGAGGAAAGTTCCTTCGCAGATTCAGACTTCCTGAAAATGCAAAGATGGATGAGGTTAAAGCCAGCATGGAGAATGGTGTGCTTACTGTAACGGTTCCGAAAGAGGAGGTGAAGAAGCCTAAGGTCAAGGCCATTGAGATCTCCGGCTAG